The Populus nigra chromosome 4, ddPopNigr1.1, whole genome shotgun sequence genome contains the following window.
TGAAACTAGATTGGCCAGGTGATTTAGAAAACACAGAGGAGCTCCCTAGACTAACCAAAACATTAGCTCTCCCACAAGTGACTAGTGGCACATTAAATGAAGACATTGACTTTAATTAGcaagtacaaaaaagaaaggaagaaaaaaaaagattgataatTAGCTCACTGAAGAGACTCCAATTGTTTTTAAGATTAAGTAATTctcattttcttctatttttaataactcTAGCCTCTATGTTGGGAAaacttgtttgtttattttagtgaacttgtttatttgctttatattaGTAAAACTTTATGTAgttcatttttcttgtttcttgtttgatttcttctttcatatttttatttgcatcatCAACCTTACAGGAATACCAAAAATAACCACCAtcttgaaatgaaaaatgatcTAATTCCAATGAAGATTTAATTGGAATTGATTAGGAGGATTGAGGTGATAATGAGGCACATGAATTTGCTAAGTTAGTTgaatcatcaaaatcaattataaaatcgACTCAAGAAGaattagaattaataaaatataggcgcagaagaaaataaaaaacaactaaaaatgaAAACCTTCATCTCTAAGAATAAAATTAGTatcatttctttattaaaaaagtactCAAGTATGTTCTCGTGAACCTATACAGATATGTTAGGGTTAAATAATGATATTATGGTACATAGGCttttattaattctaaattATTAGGCAGTGAagcaaaaactaaaaagaataaagctagaaattctaaaaaaaataaaagataaggtaTACAAACAATGAAAAGTAAAATTCTTAGAAATGATTGAGTGCCCCTAATCGGTATCAAATATTGTTGcagctttaaagaaaaaaaggtggGAAAGTCAGAGTGTGTGTGGACGTTAAAGACTTGAACAAAGCAAGCtctaaagatgattttttttattacctcaTATTGATGTACTTATGGATAACATTGCTAAAAATTTCACATACTCTTTCATGGTTGAGTTCTTAGGatataaccaaattaaaatggTAAAATAACCATCTTCATCACTTATTAGGGTACTTATTATTACAAAGTTATACAGCTTCATGAATGACTCTACTTCTACTTGTCCCAACTCGTTTcttatagttttaaaaggtTTATTTCAAATCCAAAagcaatttatttgttttgtgatATTGATATGTGAATTGATTTTATGTATACATTTATGATGATAATTAGGGtgatattttgttgattatatGTGTGTTGATTTATTgatctatatttatatttatatttgtgttTAGGATACTCTTATTGATTttgtgataatttaattaattatgtggaAAATATGCATTGGTCCACATTTAATTCTCGTGTTTTATATGATTAAGTGTGATTTGTAATTTGAGAtgctaaatatctttttaaatggtatgatatatttttatgtgtaaaaaaaaattatgttaagtTTTTATCAAAGAGTCGATCATAGAGTTGATCATTGACAATATAATCACTCAATGGGTTTTGTCAATTGGATGacaatactattttttaaaaacaaaattatagcaGTATGATCATTTAACAAGACTTGTccttgaaaaagtaaaaaaaaaaattatttttaaatttttattttaaaaataatcataaataaattcagtTTGTGAGTTAAATAttctcttttgatttatttttctttcatataataAATCATTATCGCTCTTGTAATgacatttattttctaaaaataatgaatcttatttttagttgtaagtacttttatttattaatgtcaATATGtacatatttttagaatattttcttTAGGATATTATCCATCATTATAAGGAAATTTAGGTGGGGTCAACATGACCCAATAAACTTATAGAGTGTGATAATTCAAGAAATATgtttaaagtttaatttgtCATTTTCCATCTTCTCGGATTTAACGCCGTAAATATTAGACCTTGTAATCAGGCATATGTCCCATCTCATTTTCATAGGATTAATAGCCTTTACCATACACGTATATACTAGATTAGGTCGCAAAAACAcaatagttaattttattattaaatataagcaCAATACAACCTATTAATTAAAGGTGAAATATTTTAgaatgatgggttttttttttttttttagtataatcaACTATTTAcctaaaaatttctaaaaacaaattagatttCTAGTTATCATAAACTAGATGACATAAATGAAGACTTCTAATCTACTTTTACctcaatttgattttcattgcGGTACAGAGTATGACACAAAAgataacaaattaatttgattggagATTGATTCAAAACATAGATCGAAGAATGACTATTATTCCATTTCTTTgttgtaattgtaattattaatattattattaacactcGGTCGCGGTTATATAGAATTATCTTGGAGAAATTAAAATGGAGGGAAAATTAAACCAGCAAAATCCATTACGAGAGGCAAATTAACAACCCTAACTGCAGAACAGGTATACAAATTAGGTTTACAAATCTCAGCTGAAAGCAGTTGCTTCTTCAATCCTGTATAGCATGTGATTAACAGCAGCTGCAATCTCATCCACTGTATTCAGATGACATCCTTCTTCAACCTGTCCCAATATATTTATACCCaatgaagaattaaaaaaaaaatctaatactGTACAGTAAATGTGTAATAGTAGATGATCATAATTAATACCAACCTTTCCAATTAattggtgtttaattttaagGTCCTATTGGCTTAAGAGAAGAGGACAAAAAAGTGATATAAAATTgctcaataaagaaaaattgacTGATTTGACTATAAAAATTCACTAACCTTGACACTAACTGAATAGAGAACCATTTGATCAACAGTGGTGACATTGAGGTGAAGAATACTGAGCCTTAGGTTTTGCAACCCCACCATCAACTTCAAGAGCTGTCCTGGCCGTTTCTTTGATAGAATTTTGAGATTGGCATGGCTCTCCACCATTGTCACTTCTATGTCCCCTAAAGCCCGCTGGTTCTGATCAGCCACTGATTCATCTGCCGTTATTGAAGGCTGAGATGCACGAGTCGAATACTGTGGGAAGGTGAAGAACTCAGCAAATAGCCGTGAAGGGAAACCATTATCGTCGGGTTGTTGCTTGTTCTTGTTATTAGTTCCCATGGTCTGCAAGAGCTGCTCTAGCTCCTTCACGAAGTTAATGGCACCTCCGATTATCGATGCTTGGTCACCCTAAGAAGAAcaaattaatgtaattaaatttattaaaatatgtttgaaaaaatttaCTTCTAATGAATTAGTACAAGTCCGATCAAGATGACCCATTAATCAATAGATGGAACTGTATAATAAGCTCCGGTGAACTTccatgaaaaatttattttcatataagtGGGGCTATGGAAttcttttttaacattgaattttgaaaataggtaaaatataattcaagttTTAATATGCACAGTTGAAAAGGGGGGTTTGATATGCAAGGCGTGTGTAGGTACATACTCTTTGAACATAAGAAGGAGGCATCAAAGACCTAAGCACAGCAAGATACTCATTCATCTGTTTTCTACGGTTGCGTTCAACAGCAATGTGAGTCATTCTCTGGCTCTcaatttcttctttattcttggaGCTCTTGGTGCGTCTCCGTTTTCTCCTGTTTGTTGTTGTCACTGGTGCAGGTTCCATTATTGCAGGAAACAGTATTCCTTGGAGAGATTGATCAACATTGCAAGTCCCGGGTGAAGAGGAATTGTGATCccattctttttcttgttgcaTCAATGAAAGTGATGATGAATCCCAGCTTGCATGGAGACCTTGTTGCTCAATGTTGTTATTTTCAAGAATCCCAAGAAAAGCTTTATCATCTTCTTGCAACTCAAAATCATAGCCCCAAGCTCCTCCTCCTGCCAAGGAGTAAGAATCCTTGCAGCCATAATTAGTAAATGGATCTTGAGAGTACACAATTGCCTCTAGTTCCATGTCTAGTTACTCTCTCTCAAACGCGCAAACAGACTGGccttaattttgtgttttctaataatctctctctcttttttccctcaCTCCAAGAGGCAGACAGACATGAAAAGAGGATTCGGGGTATAGACCCACAAGCTAGTGTACTGTGTACAAGGGAGGAGGAGTCTTGTGAGTAGAGGGGACTTAAAAGGAGGAAGAATTATAGTATAGAAGTGGCGTTCCGTTTGAAGAAACCCAAAGGAACATAACATGCACAAACCCGAAGGACGTCTATATACCAAAGGACAAACGAACTTGCCTTTTTATCTTTCTCTCTGTAGGAGAAAGCCATGGTACTTTAGGGATGTTTAATTAACTAAGAAAAGCTACAGCGTTCTGCACGTGAGATGGCAATTTGCACCCCTCACTAAacgagagagaagagagattcTCTTGGTTCTTGGAGATTGTAAATACTGTTTCCTGAAAATTAACATGGAACACACACTActagtgaaaaagaaaaaaaccagacTACCTTTCTGCTGCATACACATCCCAAAAAAGTAAATATAGACGAAGATAACAAAAGGAGAGgattttgataagaaaaaaaggtgGGTCCAAAAGGTATATCCCATTTTGTGAGAAGGGAACATTATTTTCCTAATTAAGGGCGGCATGAGTCGTCTTCTTTGACACCACTGTTCCTTGCAATACGTTAAAAGGCTTGCTTGATCCTTTCAAAGTTTCAATAGGATGCATTAGTttctaacaataaataaaaggatgtGCCTAAATAGATGTGACGATAGATTCATTTGGCAATAATGTGGTCGGACACTTGGTCATGGAAAGGAGAATATGTCGAAAAGCTGATAATAACCCAGAGATTCCGAGTAAGATCTACAggggaaagaaagagagagagagagagaagcaggACAATTTAACCATGTGACCCAACAAAGAGCCACTCCGTGATCATCTACAGTCAAGACTATGTTTCTACTTTCCCAATGAAAGCCCTCGTTGTTCTCTTGCCGCTTCCTTATTACACTTCCCAACTCCCAACATAAATTAACCTTATTTACTGATGCCTTTAATGTTAATGAAATTAGTAATATTAATCACAAGTCAATAAGACATTCTCTAGGGtttcctctcttctttcttgggTTCTATCCCATAGAGCATAAATTGCCCCACAACGTTATTTTATTTGGTCTTTAGAGAAATGTGATTCCATGCCATAGGTGCTATACACTGCCCTctttaattaaacaattatcAATGGAAGAATAGAAAagggcaaaaataaaaaaaacaatccttaTCGAACTGGCATTCCTTTGAATGTATCACCAAAAATGTAGTTTATGAGATTCCTTGTCGAAAGGTatgcttaataaaaaaatcaactggcTATTTTAATACCTCTAATTCACTTATTTTCTTCCTTGAGATCTCTTTGAAAGGTACCAAATTCCTGTTAAAAAACCGAGGAATACCCATCAGCCTACTGCTCTGAGTGTCACATTACGCTACCACCTAGCAGTTTCTCACCCATTCCCTTAATTTAGTGATTTATGTTGTACGAATTTAATTGTAGCATAATTATTCAAATACACTCAGGACAAATCATATGCTAGTGAATcgcttttcaattaattaatcacTCCAATATGCTTACGtgtgtttttgtttcctttccctggagagagagggagaacgATTGAAAGAGtgtgcttttttttattcatcgaggaaaaaaaacagctcTTTCACTATATGGTAACCAAAATCAAAAGCTGTAACTCATCGGGTAAAATTATAGCACGAAGATCATGTTTTTGCTAGAGCGCTATTTCGAGCCATCAagtttgatttgaagggtttcACATCTTTATGAAGTTGCGTCGACCCAATATTTCATTCTTGGATTCGAATCATTTCCAAAATAGTTTTGGTGGAGATAAATTGATAAATCGACAAGTTCTCCAGCATCGAAGGCTCCTgtgattcaataatttaatcGTATTAATTGGGTCTTTGTTCGAGATTTCTTTTGACGTAAAAATCATTAGCTAAACAAGCACGTGTGACATGCACTGGTTGTTGAATTTCGGTCAAGATTTgaccattaattttaatgaaagttGGCAACAAATTGAATCGATCGGAGGACTAAATCTGTATTAGAATCAAggacttattaaaaaaaaaaaaaaccatatgactCAATGTCACCAAATCATTGAATACAAAGATCTGCGATGAATGCAGATCTCAAGGATTTAGTTTGCATAAATAAGAAAGTCGCTACTTTTTTTGGTGAGTCCCTTCTCCTTCTGTACGTAGTTATAACGTCATAAATCCCGGTGTTTCGGAAAACAATCTATGAGATGTCGCATGTATTTTCTATAGtgtgaaagaacaaaaaaaactcaaagtttCATGGACCAAAGTGATGACCATCTAGGTTTATGAAGGTGGAGGTTTTGATATAGCATTTGACAAATACAGAgtaagatttattattaaaattttaaactacaataatatatgaattattttgatacatgcttgcatgtattaaaaataacttttatatggatattaataattattgtgGTGCgctactaacaaaataaaaatacattaattaaataaaaataattgtctttAATGGTGACCTTGTAACAATTAATTATGTAACTAATAGGGATGAAATGAATGAAATCGATAAtggataaatatttattaaattgagaaatcaataactaca
Protein-coding sequences here:
- the LOC133691689 gene encoding transcription factor bHLH94-like; this translates as MELEAIVYSQDPFTNYGCKDSYSLAGGGAWGYDFELQEDDKAFLGILENNNIEQQGLHASWDSSSLSLMQQEKEWDHNSSSPGTCNVDQSLQGILFPAIMEPAPVTTTNRRKRRRTKSSKNKEEIESQRMTHIAVERNRRKQMNEYLAVLRSLMPPSYVQRGDQASIIGGAINFVKELEQLLQTMGTNNKNKQQPDDNGFPSRLFAEFFTFPQYSTRASQPSITADESVADQNQRALGDIEVTMVESHANLKILSKKRPGQLLKLMVGLQNLRLSILHLNVTTVDQMVLYSVSVKVEEGCHLNTVDEIAAAVNHMLYRIEEATAFS